One segment of Oscillospiraceae bacterium MB08-C2-2 DNA contains the following:
- the udp gene encoding uridine phosphorylase — protein sequence MEKELMHHIKCGVGDVGRYVILPGDPGRVEKIAAHLDNAQHVTTYREYNTWTGTLDGEKVSVTSTGIGGPSAAIAVEELIKCGADTFIRVGTCGGVDPAPVPGSLIIPTGAIRKEGTGREYAPIEFPAVPNFDLVCALRQAGEALGNTCHLGVVECKDSYYGQHDPDSMPVGDELVAKWKAWKKAGALGSEMESATLFVVAGVRRTRAATVLLLCRNREREALTGLTDTYWDTEDAIKTAVEALRITIRNDKAKK from the coding sequence ATGGAAAAAGAATTGATGCATCATATTAAGTGCGGAGTTGGGGATGTTGGCCGGTATGTTATTCTGCCGGGTGACCCCGGCCGTGTGGAAAAAATCGCCGCACATCTGGATAACGCTCAGCACGTTACCACTTACAGAGAATACAATACGTGGACAGGTACATTGGATGGAGAAAAGGTTTCGGTAACCTCCACCGGCATCGGCGGGCCAAGTGCCGCTATCGCTGTGGAAGAGCTGATTAAGTGTGGAGCGGATACCTTTATCCGTGTGGGTACATGCGGCGGTGTTGACCCGGCACCGGTTCCGGGCAGCCTGATTATCCCCACAGGTGCTATCCGCAAAGAGGGAACCGGGCGCGAATATGCTCCCATTGAATTCCCGGCAGTTCCTAACTTCGATTTGGTTTGTGCACTGAGGCAGGCCGGCGAAGCGCTGGGCAATACATGCCACTTGGGTGTTGTGGAGTGTAAGGACAGCTATTATGGCCAGCACGACCCTGATTCTATGCCGGTGGGAGATGAACTGGTTGCCAAATGGAAGGCTTGGAAGAAAGCCGGTGCTCTTGGCAGCGAGATGGAAAGCGCTACCCTGTTTGTGGTTGCCGGTGTGAGACGTACCAGAGCCGCCACTGTTCTTCTGCTGTGCCGGAATCGGGAACGTGAAGCTCTCACAGGGCTCACCGATACCTATTGGGATACCGAGGATGCCATTAAAACCGCTGTTGAGGCTCTTCGCATTACCATTCGGAACGATAAAGCGAAAAAATAG
- a CDS encoding FCD domain-containing protein yields MAYGNQASNQVFDHIVGQIRSGEWKPGMQIDTEAKLCEKLQVSRIAVRQAIEKLSALQVLTKLQGSGTYVTEFEHSSLMGLVYYPLNKKTMITVLEFRRMFDPYNTELFIKKCTDEDMHLLEKNYEKMLGSADNVMQFRFYDNEFHHIIAQGTHNVMIAQLSALMTDLLTDYQMALYHSTGPDHAIKYHGMILESIREKNLELAYIYSKTHIDNSLNSILERPDE; encoded by the coding sequence ATGGCGTATGGTAATCAAGCAAGCAATCAGGTTTTTGATCATATTGTAGGCCAAATCCGTTCGGGAGAATGGAAGCCGGGCATGCAGATAGATACAGAGGCAAAGCTGTGCGAAAAATTACAGGTCAGCCGCATTGCCGTAAGGCAGGCAATCGAAAAATTATCCGCGTTGCAGGTGCTCACAAAACTGCAAGGGTCAGGTACCTATGTAACGGAATTTGAGCACTCCTCCCTGATGGGATTGGTCTATTATCCTCTCAATAAAAAAACCATGATAACGGTTTTGGAATTCCGGCGCATGTTTGATCCATATAACACTGAGCTTTTCATTAAAAAATGCACCGATGAGGATATGCATCTGCTTGAAAAAAACTACGAGAAAATGCTTGGCTCCGCGGATAATGTGATGCAGTTTCGTTTTTATGATAACGAGTTTCACCATATCATTGCACAGGGCACCCACAACGTTATGATTGCCCAGCTATCGGCTTTGATGACCGATCTGCTGACCGATTATCAAATGGCTCTTTATCACAGCACCGGCCCCGATCATGCCATTAAATATCATGGCATGATTCTGGAGAGCATCCGTGAAAAGAACCTGGAGCTTGCCTACATTTATTCCAAGACCCACATTGATAATTCACTGAATTCAATATTGGAAAGACCGGACGAATAA
- a CDS encoding ABC transporter permease, producing MNSVLASIFSADFLFSVIRITTPLLFGALAALVCNRGGVLHIAFEGSMLTAAFCGVVGSAYSQNLFVGLLAGCAGGVGIMLLMGYFNLMLNANRVLTGIALNTFATGGTIFFLYVLCDDKGLSTSLRSLSFPNVELPLIKDIPFLGTVLSGHNVLTYFSFLAVIIVWILVFKTPLGLRIRTVGENPNAAASVGINVIKTQFLTLIIGGLLASLGGIYMSMGYLSWFARDMVAGRGFMAIAAQNLGGAMPLPTFLAAFGFGIANALSNVLQTLNVPAEAVQAIPYVATLIGLAAYSSSQKRQKVLTETGKK from the coding sequence ATGAATAGTGTTTTAGCGAGTATTTTTTCTGCGGACTTCTTATTTTCCGTTATCCGTATCACCACTCCCCTCTTATTTGGCGCTCTCGCTGCACTGGTGTGCAACCGTGGCGGTGTGCTGCATATCGCTTTTGAGGGTTCGATGCTGACCGCGGCTTTCTGCGGCGTTGTGGGCAGCGCCTATTCCCAGAACCTGTTTGTGGGCCTTTTGGCCGGCTGTGCAGGCGGTGTAGGCATCATGCTGCTGATGGGCTACTTTAACTTGATGCTCAATGCTAACCGGGTTCTCACCGGCATTGCGCTGAACACCTTTGCAACAGGCGGAACCATCTTCTTCCTGTATGTGCTGTGTGACGACAAGGGCCTTTCCACTTCACTGAGGAGCCTGAGCTTCCCCAATGTGGAGCTTCCCCTTATCAAGGATATCCCATTCTTGGGAACCGTTCTTTCAGGGCACAATGTTCTGACCTATTTCAGCTTCTTGGCTGTTATCATTGTGTGGATTCTTGTTTTCAAAACACCCTTGGGGCTTCGTATCCGCACAGTGGGTGAAAACCCCAACGCAGCGGCCAGCGTTGGCATCAACGTAATTAAAACACAGTTCTTGACCCTGATTATCGGTGGATTGCTGGCCTCCCTTGGCGGTATTTATATGTCTATGGGTTATCTTTCTTGGTTTGCCAGAGATATGGTTGCCGGCCGTGGCTTTATGGCTATTGCGGCGCAGAATCTGGGCGGAGCCATGCCGCTGCCTACTTTCCTGGCGGCCTTTGGCTTTGGTATTGCCAACGCACTTTCCAACGTTCTGCAAACACTGAATGTTCCCGCTGAGGCAGTTCAAGCCATTCCCTATGTGGCTACCCTTATCGGCCTTGCCGCTTACTCTTCCTCACAAAAGCGTCAAAAAGTGTTGACAGAAACAGGTAAAAAGTAG
- a CDS encoding AzlC family ABC transporter permease: MKHRGLLKYCFSQTIPVMTGYIFMGMAFGILLQSQGYNFLWAGLMGITVYAGSMQFVAVNLLTNAFAPLKTLLITLMVNARHIFYGFSMLERFRDTGKLKPYLVFSLTDETFSLLYSTPPPENASKPLFYFYISLLDQLYWILGCILGGLLGSQLSFNTQGIEFVMTALFASIFAEQFRAKHNRLPALIGLGGSAVCLAIFGPDHFILPAMVLMVALLTLGRKQVEGRSAQ, from the coding sequence ATGAAACACAGGGGGCTCTTAAAATATTGCTTTTCTCAAACCATACCGGTTATGACCGGCTACATATTCATGGGGATGGCTTTCGGGATTCTTCTGCAAAGCCAAGGCTATAATTTTCTATGGGCAGGATTAATGGGGATCACCGTTTATGCAGGCTCCATGCAGTTTGTGGCAGTTAACCTGCTGACCAACGCTTTCGCACCCCTGAAAACTCTATTGATCACTTTAATGGTCAATGCCCGGCACATCTTTTATGGCTTTTCCATGCTGGAGCGCTTTCGGGATACCGGCAAGCTCAAGCCCTATCTGGTCTTCTCTCTCACCGACGAGACCTTTTCCCTGCTGTATTCCACCCCGCCGCCGGAAAACGCCTCCAAGCCTCTCTTTTATTTCTACATCTCACTTTTAGACCAGCTTTATTGGATTCTGGGCTGTATATTGGGAGGATTATTGGGCTCTCAGCTTTCCTTTAACACACAGGGCATCGAATTTGTGATGACCGCTCTTTTCGCCTCCATTTTTGCCGAGCAATTTAGAGCAAAGCACAACCGCCTCCCTGCTCTCATCGGCCTTGGCGGCTCGGCTGTTTGTCTTGCTATTTTCGGGCCAGACCACTTTATACTGCCTGCCATGGTGCTGATGGTGGCTTTGCTCACCTTGGGCCGTAAGCAGGTGGAAGGGAGGAGTGCGCAATGA
- a CDS encoding YitT family protein, whose amino-acid sequence MSMKILDSAKPKGNIFQLLFATAIIEIGLMISSFGTALFYAASLGSSPMATFSDGIHNLLSISYGTANMVMNILLLIVLFFLERKHINIGTVLCVFTIGPWVNIFNALLQGLNIAEMNLAIRILCTVLGTVLMGTGLGLYVAVDRGFGALEGLVKVLCERAGMSTSKAKILQDIILVAGGVLLGATWGIGTVIAIVFTGPLLNQSIKIFSGRVLKQLQHPQN is encoded by the coding sequence ATGTCAATGAAAATCCTAGATAGTGCAAAACCAAAAGGTAATATCTTTCAATTGCTTTTTGCGACCGCAATAATCGAAATTGGTCTTATGATTTCAAGCTTTGGAACCGCTCTATTTTATGCAGCTTCTTTAGGTTCCTCACCTATGGCAACTTTTAGTGACGGAATACATAACCTGCTTTCCATCTCTTACGGCACAGCCAATATGGTGATGAATATTCTCCTTTTAATCGTACTCTTCTTTTTGGAAAGAAAACACATTAACATCGGAACGGTGCTCTGTGTGTTTACTATAGGGCCTTGGGTGAATATTTTTAACGCTTTGCTGCAAGGACTGAATATCGCAGAGATGAACTTGGCGATACGGATATTGTGTACAGTACTGGGAACTGTCTTGATGGGCACAGGCCTGGGGCTTTATGTGGCAGTGGACAGAGGCTTTGGCGCACTGGAGGGTCTGGTAAAGGTCTTGTGCGAAAGAGCAGGCATGTCTACCTCCAAGGCCAAGATTCTGCAGGATATCATTTTGGTTGCCGGCGGTGTTCTGCTGGGGGCAACGTGGGGCATCGGAACTGTGATTGCGATTGTGTTCACCGGCCCCCTTCTCAACCAATCCATCAAAATTTTTTCCGGTAGGGTGCTTAAGCAGTTGCAGCATCCCCAAAACTAA
- a CDS encoding polysaccharide deacetylase family protein yields MLYNSEKLFKKAAVILSAALLLQLGLLIYGGYRRVVATQASSKPLPIYSVETDQKAVALGINCAWDNADIPQLIDILEKAKVKATFFVAGTWCDDYPESVKALAQAGHEIGSHSDNHKDMAKMTPEEILNQIHRSEEKITALTGERPTLFRTPSGSYSDEVITLLVQEGYYPIQWDCDSVDWKNPSPEEMVTKIMDKAGNGSIMLFHSGAKNTPEALPQVIAALQKKGLKVVPVSQLIHKGPYVVDYTGRQSPLVSKSK; encoded by the coding sequence ATGCTATATAATTCTGAAAAGCTGTTTAAAAAAGCCGCTGTTATTTTAAGCGCAGCTCTGCTTTTGCAGTTGGGTCTCCTTATATATGGGGGATACAGGCGGGTGGTTGCGACTCAGGCTTCTTCAAAGCCGTTGCCCATTTATTCCGTGGAAACGGATCAGAAAGCGGTGGCCTTGGGGATCAACTGTGCTTGGGATAACGCAGATATTCCCCAGCTGATTGATATTCTGGAAAAGGCAAAGGTGAAAGCCACCTTTTTTGTGGCTGGCACTTGGTGTGATGATTACCCGGAATCGGTAAAGGCACTGGCGCAGGCCGGGCATGAAATCGGGAGTCATTCCGATAACCACAAAGATATGGCGAAGATGACCCCCGAGGAAATCTTAAACCAGATTCACCGCTCAGAGGAGAAGATTACTGCCCTGACAGGGGAACGGCCCACACTGTTTCGGACCCCTTCCGGCAGCTACAGCGATGAGGTTATCACACTGCTGGTGCAGGAGGGTTATTATCCAATTCAGTGGGATTGCGACAGTGTAGACTGGAAAAATCCCTCCCCTGAGGAAATGGTAACCAAAATTATGGATAAGGCAGGGAACGGCTCCATTATGCTGTTCCATTCGGGAGCGAAAAACACACCCGAGGCCTTGCCACAAGTGATTGCCGCTCTGCAAAAGAAGGGGCTGAAGGTGGTTCCGGTCTCCCAGTTGATTCACAAGGGGCCTTATGTGGTGGATTACACAGGCAGGCAAAGCCCTCTGGTTTCAAAATCCAAGTAA
- a CDS encoding DUF4317 domain-containing protein, giving the protein MNEKEISEIRRRFRPEKSNITNICGCYVNTSKEIVSEFNQSIALMTEDESEKFIAILKKTLSGTLNKNLLPIEFTTQQVVSGEEHKLLMSLRDSVLKDEEAIQNIFKKVIEAITLEENYLILLAYDTYDIPYRSKDGGKPDDSSEVFSYIVCSVCPVKMTKSALSYYAHTNEFHSSAADWIVSPPEMGFMFPAFDDRCSNIYGTLYYTRDAAESREEFVQAVFGCEAPMPAVEQKETFQAILSSTLEEECSFQTVQLVHEQLQEMIEEHKANKEEEPLTISKGNVKQMLRAHGVSDTHIEAFEEQFDQQFGSEMTLSPKNIVDVRHMELTAPNIKIQVSSSREGLVETRVIDGVKYILIRAEEGIELNGVPVHIS; this is encoded by the coding sequence AGATTGTTTCTGAGTTTAACCAGTCTATTGCTTTGATGACAGAGGATGAAAGCGAAAAATTTATCGCCATTCTCAAGAAAACCCTTTCCGGCACCTTGAATAAAAACTTGCTTCCTATTGAATTTACCACCCAGCAGGTGGTGAGCGGGGAGGAGCACAAGCTGCTTATGTCCCTGAGGGATTCAGTGCTCAAGGATGAAGAGGCTATCCAGAACATCTTTAAAAAGGTGATTGAAGCTATCACTCTTGAGGAAAACTACCTGATTTTGTTGGCTTATGATACCTATGATATTCCTTATCGCTCCAAGGATGGGGGTAAGCCAGATGATTCTTCTGAGGTGTTCTCCTACATAGTTTGCAGTGTATGCCCGGTGAAAATGACCAAATCGGCCCTCAGCTATTATGCACACACCAATGAATTCCACTCCAGTGCGGCGGATTGGATTGTTTCTCCCCCTGAAATGGGCTTTATGTTCCCCGCCTTTGATGACCGCTGCAGCAATATTTACGGCACCCTTTACTACACCCGGGATGCCGCAGAAAGCCGCGAAGAGTTTGTGCAGGCTGTCTTTGGATGTGAAGCGCCTATGCCGGCTGTGGAGCAGAAGGAAACCTTTCAGGCAATCCTCAGCAGCACGCTGGAAGAAGAATGCAGCTTTCAGACGGTTCAGCTTGTTCATGAACAGCTGCAGGAAATGATAGAGGAGCACAAAGCCAATAAGGAAGAGGAGCCCCTGACCATTTCCAAGGGTAATGTCAAGCAGATGCTTCGGGCACACGGCGTTTCCGATACACATATAGAGGCCTTTGAGGAGCAGTTTGACCAGCAGTTTGGCTCTGAAATGACACTCAGCCCTAAAAATATTGTGGATGTAAGGCATATGGAGCTTACAGCGCCCAATATCAAAATTCAGGTCAGTTCCAGCCGTGAAGGATTGGTGGAAACCAGGGTGATTGATGGAGTCAAGTATATCCTGATCCGCGCTGAAGAAGGCATTGAGCTCAATGGTGTTCCGGTGCATATTTCCTAA
- a CDS encoding DUF4180 domain-containing protein translates to MNYTILGQAKDIVYITEAEKITDAQTALDIIMSANYDTGCRKLIFDKASFADHFFILSSGFAGEVLQKFSNYNMKVAFVGDYSGYTSKPLQDFIYESNKGNTAFFVSTLQEAAAKLDSAK, encoded by the coding sequence ATGAATTACACAATATTGGGGCAGGCAAAAGATATTGTCTACATTACCGAGGCAGAAAAAATCACAGATGCTCAAACAGCTCTTGATATCATTATGTCTGCAAACTATGATACAGGCTGCAGAAAGCTGATCTTTGACAAAGCTTCCTTTGCAGATCATTTTTTCATTCTGAGCAGCGGCTTTGCCGGTGAAGTGCTGCAAAAATTTTCAAACTACAACATGAAGGTGGCCTTTGTGGGCGATTATTCGGGTTATACAAGCAAACCCCTTCAGGATTTTATCTATGAAAGCAATAAGGGAAATACTGCCTTTTTTGTTTCTACCTTACAAGAAGCGGCAGCTAAGCTGGACAGTGCAAAATGA
- a CDS encoding branched-chain amino acid transporter permease, with translation MTPAQALITISIIAVATLLTRALPFWLFPGDKPTPKYIIYLGSALPCATIGMLLVYCIKSVQPSLWPHGLPELLAIAVTVGMQLWKRNSLISIVSGTVVYMVLIQSVFA, from the coding sequence ATGACTCCAGCACAAGCGCTGATTACCATTTCGATTATTGCGGTGGCCACCCTATTAACAAGAGCCCTCCCTTTTTGGCTTTTTCCCGGGGACAAGCCCACCCCCAAATACATCATCTATCTTGGGAGCGCCCTGCCCTGTGCCACCATCGGGATGCTGCTGGTTTACTGTATAAAGTCGGTGCAGCCTTCTCTTTGGCCCCATGGCCTGCCGGAACTTCTGGCAATTGCCGTAACGGTGGGGATGCAGCTTTGGAAGCGAAACAGTCTCATCAGCATTGTTTCCGGCACTGTGGTATATATGGTACTGATTCAATCCGTTTTTGCCTAA
- a CDS encoding ABC transporter ATP-binding protein, whose protein sequence is MDSTILAMENITKVYSNGFVANKNVNLRVAEGEIHALVGENGAGKSTLMKILFGIEKPEEGQILLRGKEIHIDNPTVAINYGIGMVHQHFMLVPSLTVAENLMVGMEPKKHGLFDMKEAVRITNESASKYNFKVNATAKVEDLSVGQKQKVEILKALVRGAKVLILDEPTAVLTPQETKELFVELKHLKKDGYTIIFISHKLNEITELCDRITVMRNGRSVGVEEIKNITEQDISRLMVGRDVVLKIDKDKAQPKEAVLEVKNMIKYGHGQKRVLNDVSLSVRRGEILGIAGVEGNGQKELSEAITGMDTLFEGSIRVGTDKVDVRKTNVRGIREAGVSHISEDRMVYGIVGDGSISDNIIADRYYKPDFQKGVLLDSKKIDTLSDDLIKEFNVKCDGKDQPIRMLSGGNMQKVVAAREFTSHSDFIIANQPTRGIDVGASEFIRRKLVELRDKGAGVLLISADLNEVMEVSDSLIVMNEGSIVAYFEDASTVTEDELGEYMLGLKKMSPDQIGRVASYA, encoded by the coding sequence ATGGATAGTACTATTCTTGCTATGGAAAATATCACCAAGGTTTACTCCAACGGTTTTGTTGCCAACAAAAATGTAAATCTTCGGGTGGCCGAGGGTGAGATTCATGCCTTGGTAGGAGAAAACGGTGCCGGAAAAAGCACACTTATGAAAATCCTGTTCGGAATTGAAAAACCCGAAGAGGGTCAAATTCTGCTTCGCGGGAAAGAAATCCATATCGATAATCCCACAGTGGCAATTAATTATGGCATTGGAATGGTGCACCAGCATTTTATGCTTGTTCCTTCCCTGACGGTTGCAGAAAACCTGATGGTGGGCATGGAACCGAAAAAGCATGGGCTTTTTGATATGAAGGAAGCTGTGCGTATTACAAACGAATCGGCCAGCAAATACAACTTTAAAGTGAATGCAACAGCCAAAGTAGAGGATCTCTCTGTCGGGCAAAAGCAAAAGGTTGAAATCTTAAAGGCTCTTGTAAGAGGAGCAAAGGTTTTGATTCTGGATGAGCCCACCGCTGTGTTGACACCACAAGAAACAAAAGAACTGTTCGTTGAGCTGAAACACCTGAAAAAAGATGGCTATACCATTATTTTTATCTCTCATAAGCTGAACGAGATTACCGAACTGTGTGACAGAATAACCGTTATGCGTAACGGCCGCTCCGTTGGAGTGGAAGAAATCAAAAATATTACGGAACAAGATATTTCCAGACTCATGGTGGGCAGAGACGTTGTTCTCAAAATCGACAAAGACAAGGCACAGCCTAAGGAAGCGGTTCTGGAAGTTAAAAATATGATCAAATACGGGCATGGGCAAAAACGGGTTCTCAATGATGTGAGCTTGTCTGTTCGCCGGGGCGAGATCCTAGGCATTGCCGGGGTAGAAGGCAACGGGCAAAAAGAGCTCTCCGAAGCCATCACCGGTATGGATACATTGTTTGAAGGCAGCATCCGGGTTGGCACCGACAAGGTGGACGTTCGGAAGACCAATGTCAGGGGAATCCGTGAAGCAGGTGTTTCCCATATTTCAGAGGACCGCATGGTTTATGGAATTGTGGGAGACGGCTCCATTTCTGACAACATCATAGCCGATCGTTACTACAAGCCCGATTTCCAGAAAGGCGTTTTGCTGGATTCCAAAAAGATCGATACCCTCAGCGATGATCTGATTAAGGAATTCAATGTAAAGTGCGATGGGAAGGATCAGCCCATTCGTATGCTTTCCGGCGGAAACATGCAAAAAGTGGTTGCCGCAAGAGAGTTTACCTCCCACTCGGATTTCATCATTGCCAACCAGCCCACACGTGGAATTGACGTTGGTGCCAGCGAATTTATTCGCAGAAAGCTGGTGGAGCTCCGGGATAAGGGTGCAGGCGTTTTGCTGATCAGTGCCGATCTTAACGAGGTTATGGAAGTAAGCGACAGCCTGATTGTTATGAACGAGGGAAGCATTGTTGCCTATTTTGAGGATGCCAGCACTGTTACTGAGGATGAATTGGGCGAATATATGCTGGGACTTAAAAAGATGTCTCCGGATCAGATAGGAAGGGTGGCAAGCTATGCGTAA
- a CDS encoding ABC transporter permease — MRNILTKPAKIKTPKEVEKQFNFLRIILAVGIALGIAMIIILLISDDPLGAIYSFVVGPLTTKRRMGNVIEIMTPLIFTGVGVCFIFSANQTNMAVEGGFLLGALGATVIATTLQLPPVLHPLFSMLLGGIFGMLACAVPAGLYVKFGSKPVVSSIMVNWTSLYIALGVINHILRDPSAGFLSSYKIAKTAELPGILKGTNIHAGIIIAAIVVVFGYLYLYKSKFGYEIRTVGKNPEFAAYSGIPVNGVIMKAQLIGGFLAGLGGAVELLGMYSRFQYQGQTGHGFNGILVGIIAGYNPKLVPFAALFLAYVQVGADVMQRSSDIPIELVNIIQAIIIMLVVAERFLHKTKHKQLVKAANAQLEMKGAAVNE, encoded by the coding sequence ATGCGTAACATACTTACAAAGCCTGCTAAGATTAAAACCCCAAAAGAGGTTGAAAAGCAATTTAATTTTTTGCGGATTATTCTGGCGGTTGGCATTGCCTTGGGCATTGCCATGATTATCATTCTTTTAATCAGCGATGATCCGCTGGGCGCTATTTACAGCTTTGTTGTGGGCCCTCTGACAACCAAGCGCAGAATGGGCAATGTCATTGAAATTATGACCCCCCTTATCTTTACAGGCGTTGGCGTGTGCTTTATCTTCTCGGCCAATCAGACCAACATGGCTGTTGAAGGCGGCTTTTTGCTGGGTGCATTGGGTGCCACTGTCATCGCAACCACCTTGCAGCTCCCTCCTGTTCTCCATCCGCTGTTTTCGATGCTCTTGGGCGGAATCTTTGGTATGCTCGCCTGTGCTGTTCCGGCAGGTCTGTATGTCAAGTTTGGCTCCAAGCCAGTTGTCAGCAGTATCATGGTGAACTGGACAAGCCTTTACATCGCCTTGGGTGTCATCAATCACATACTGCGTGACCCTTCGGCAGGCTTCTTATCCTCCTATAAGATTGCCAAAACAGCCGAGCTTCCCGGTATACTCAAGGGAACCAACATCCATGCCGGTATTATTATTGCGGCCATTGTGGTGGTTTTCGGTTATTTGTATCTCTATAAAAGCAAATTCGGCTACGAGATTCGGACTGTGGGTAAAAACCCGGAGTTTGCGGCTTATTCGGGAATCCCTGTTAACGGCGTTATTATGAAAGCCCAGCTGATCGGTGGTTTCTTGGCAGGTCTTGGCGGCGCTGTTGAGCTTTTGGGTATGTATTCCCGCTTCCAGTACCAAGGGCAGACAGGCCACGGCTTTAATGGAATTTTGGTTGGAATCATTGCGGGCTACAACCCCAAGCTGGTTCCCTTTGCCGCACTGTTCCTTGCCTATGTTCAGGTAGGCGCCGATGTTATGCAGCGCTCCAGCGATATTCCCATTGAGCTTGTTAACATCATTCAGGCCATTATCATCATGCTGGTGGTTGCTGAGCGTTTCCTGCACAAAACCAAGCACAAGCAACTGGTCAAGGCTGCCAATGCGCAGTTGGAAATGAAAGGAGCTGCGGTAAATGAATAG
- a CDS encoding BMP family ABC transporter substrate-binding protein translates to MKKALSLLLSLVLVTGLLAGCTGKESKPEQQEGTSAPAAASEAANTETPATADNGFGKPVEEIGVALIINTNLGDKSFCDLSKQGLMEAAEEYGFRTKIVELGGDATKQIPTLTEFAEDPEWDIIVCGTYNIKEALQEVAEEFPEQKFVLYDAKDDLALPNVYSVEHLQNEGSYAVGAVAAMLTSSDAEFANKEKVIGFVAGGENTSINDFLVGYIQGAKDVDQEVKVLISYVGDFKDTAKAKEMAIAQINQGADVVFQVAGGAGLGVLEGAAEKKAYSIGVDSDQYTVLKDVSPETAKYIVTSMQKKVNKTVFNALSAAIEGNLVWGSYAQTGLADGAVGAAKNENFQTILTKEQQDKLTEMEVRVMAGDVKVQTAVGMDNETLSAIKDSAK, encoded by the coding sequence ATGAAAAAAGCACTTTCACTTCTCTTATCACTGGTATTGGTGACAGGGTTGCTGGCAGGCTGCACAGGCAAGGAAAGCAAACCGGAACAGCAGGAGGGTACTTCCGCTCCCGCCGCTGCTTCTGAAGCAGCTAATACAGAGACCCCCGCAACAGCAGACAATGGATTTGGCAAGCCTGTTGAAGAAATTGGCGTTGCACTGATCATCAACACAAATCTGGGCGACAAATCTTTCTGCGATCTTTCCAAGCAGGGCCTTATGGAAGCCGCAGAGGAATATGGCTTCCGCACCAAAATTGTTGAGCTGGGCGGCGATGCCACCAAGCAGATCCCCACACTCACCGAATTTGCAGAAGATCCCGAGTGGGATATCATTGTTTGTGGTACCTACAACATCAAAGAAGCTCTGCAAGAGGTAGCTGAAGAGTTCCCTGAGCAGAAGTTTGTTCTCTATGATGCAAAGGATGACCTTGCACTTCCCAACGTTTACAGTGTTGAGCATCTCCAGAACGAAGGTTCTTATGCAGTTGGCGCTGTTGCCGCTATGCTGACCTCCTCTGACGCCGAATTTGCCAACAAAGAAAAAGTTATTGGTTTTGTGGCCGGTGGCGAAAACACCTCCATCAACGACTTCCTTGTAGGTTATATCCAAGGTGCCAAAGACGTTGACCAAGAAGTTAAGGTTTTGATCTCCTATGTAGGTGATTTCAAAGACACTGCCAAGGCAAAAGAAATGGCCATTGCACAGATCAACCAGGGCGCAGATGTCGTTTTCCAGGTTGCTGGTGGTGCAGGTCTGGGCGTTTTGGAAGGTGCTGCTGAGAAAAAGGCCTATTCCATTGGCGTTGATTCCGATCAGTACACTGTTCTCAAGGATGTTTCTCCCGAAACTGCAAAATATATCGTAACATCCATGCAGAAAAAGGTTAACAAAACTGTTTTCAACGCACTGAGCGCTGCTATTGAAGGCAATCTGGTGTGGGGTTCCTATGCACAGACCGGCTTGGCTGATGGTGCAGTTGGCGCAGCCAAGAACGAGAATTTCCAGACCATTCTTACCAAAGAGCAGCAGGACAAGCTGACCGAGATGGAAGTTCGTGTCATGGCTGGCGATGTTAAAGTTCAGACCGCTGTTGGTATGGATAACGAAACTTTGAGCGCTATCAAAGATTCCGCAAAGTAA